From the genome of Gorilla gorilla gorilla isolate KB3781 chromosome 4, NHGRI_mGorGor1-v2.1_pri, whole genome shotgun sequence, one region includes:
- the NKX2-5 gene encoding homeobox protein Nkx-2.5 isoform X2 — protein MFPSPALTPTPFSVKDILNLEQQQRSLAAAGELSARLEATLAPSSCMLAAFKPEAYAGPEAAAPGLPELRADLGRAPSPAKCASAFPAAPAFYPRAYSDPDPAKDPRAEKKGCELPRGQRPPVLFSSALSQPDFLQMLSETCRWLPVYLAE, from the exons ATGTTCCCCAGCCCTGCGCTTACGCCCACGCCCTTCTCAGTCAAAGACATCCTAAACCTGGAGCAGCAGCAGCGCAGCCTGGCTGCCGCCGGAGAGCTCTCTGCCCGCCTGGAGGCGACCCTGGCGCCCTCCTCCTGCATGCTGGCCGCCTTCAAGCCAGAGGCCTACGCCGGGCCCGAGGCGGCTGCGCCGGGCCTCCCAGAGCTGCGCGCAGATCTGGGCCGCGCGCCTTCACCGGCCAAGTGTGCGTCTGCCTTTCCCGCTGCCCCCGCCTTCTATCCACGTGCCTACAGCGACCCCGACCCAGCCAAGGACCCTAGAGCCGAAAAGAAAG GGTGTGAACTGCCCCGAGGGCAGAGACCTCCCGTTCTGTTCTCCAGCGCCTTGAGCCAGCCTGACTTTCTACAAATGCTGAGTGAGACGTGTCGGTGGCTCCCAGTGTACTTGGCAGAGTGA
- the NKX2-5 gene encoding homeobox protein Nkx-2.5 isoform X3, with protein sequence MFPSPALTPTPFSVKDILNLEQQQRSLAAAGELSARLEATLAPSSCMLAAFKPEAYAGPEAAAPGLPELRADLGRAPSPAKCASAFPAAPAFYPRAYSDPDPAKDPRAEKKA encoded by the exons ATGTTCCCCAGCCCTGCGCTTACGCCCACGCCCTTCTCAGTCAAAGACATCCTAAACCTGGAGCAGCAGCAGCGCAGCCTGGCTGCCGCCGGAGAGCTCTCTGCCCGCCTGGAGGCGACCCTGGCGCCCTCCTCCTGCATGCTGGCCGCCTTCAAGCCAGAGGCCTACGCCGGGCCCGAGGCGGCTGCGCCGGGCCTCCCAGAGCTGCGCGCAGATCTGGGCCGCGCGCCTTCACCGGCCAAGTGTGCGTCTGCCTTTCCCGCTGCCCCCGCCTTCTATCCACGTGCCTACAGCGACCCCGACCCAGCCAAGGACCCTAGAGCCGAAAAGAAAG cctGA
- the NKX2-5 gene encoding homeobox protein Nkx-2.5 isoform X1 has protein sequence MFPSPALTPTPFSVKDILNLEQQQRSLAAAGELSARLEATLAPSSCMLAAFKPEAYAGPEAAAPGLPELRADLGRAPSPAKCASAFPAAPAFYPRAYSDPDPAKDPRAEKKELCALQKAVELEKTEADNAERPRARRRRKPRVLFSQAQVYELERRFKQQRYLSAPERDQLASVLKLTSTQVKIWFQNRRYKCKRQRQDQTLELVGLPPPPPPPARRIAVPVLVRDGKPCLGDSAPYAPAYGVGLNPYGYNAYPAYPGYGGAACSPGYSCTAAYPAGPSPAQPATAAANNNFVNFGVGDLNAVQSPGIPQSNSGVSTLHGIRAW, from the exons ATGTTCCCCAGCCCTGCGCTTACGCCCACGCCCTTCTCAGTCAAAGACATCCTAAACCTGGAGCAGCAGCAGCGCAGCCTGGCTGCCGCCGGAGAGCTCTCTGCCCGCCTGGAGGCGACCCTGGCGCCCTCCTCCTGCATGCTGGCCGCCTTCAAGCCAGAGGCCTACGCCGGGCCCGAGGCGGCTGCGCCGGGCCTCCCAGAGCTGCGCGCAGATCTGGGCCGCGCGCCTTCACCGGCCAAGTGTGCGTCTGCCTTTCCCGCTGCCCCCGCCTTCTATCCACGTGCCTACAGCGACCCCGACCCAGCCAAGGACCCTAGAGCCGAAAAGAAAG AGCTGTGCGCGCTGCAGAAGGCGGTGGAGCTGGAGAAGACAGAGGCGGACAACGCGGAGCGGCCCCGGGCGCGACGGCGGAGGAAGCCGCGCGTGCTCTTCTCGCAGGCGCAGGTCTATGAGCTGGAGCGGCGCTTCAAGCAGCAGCGGTACCTGTCGGCCCCCGAACGCGACCAGCTGGCCAGCGTGCTGAAACTCACGTCCACGCAGGTCAAGATCTGGTTCCAGAACCGGCGCTACAAGTGCAAGCGGCAGCGGCAGGACCAGACTCTGGAGCTGGTGGGgctgcccccgccgccgccgccgcctgccCGCAGGATCGCGGTGCCAGTGCTGGTGCGCGATGGCAAGCCATGCCTAGGGGACTCGGCGCCCTACGCGCCTGCCTACGGCGTGGGCCTCAATCCCTACGGTTATAACGCCTACCCCGCCTATCCGGGTTACGGCGGCGCGGCCTGCAGCCCTGGCTACAGCTGCACTGCCGCTTACCCCGCCGGGCCTTCCCCAGCGCAGCCGGCCACTGCCGCCGCCAACAACAACTTCGTGAACTTCGGCGTCGGGGACTTGAATGCGGTTCAGAGCCCCGGGATTCCGCAGAGCAACTCGGGAGTGTCCACGCTGCATGGTATCCGAGCCTGGTAG